In the Alphaproteobacteria bacterium genome, ACCAATTAAAATATATCCAATATGGCCAATAGAACTATAGGCCATAAGCCGTTTGATATTTTTTTGTCCAAGGGCAGCTAGCGCTGCCAAAATCATAGAGGCCACAGACATGAAAATAACAATTTGCTGCCATTGCATAAGCAAAGGTTGAAATGGTCCCATCATTAATTGAATAAAAACGCCAAGTGATGCGATTTTTGGTGCGCTTGCAAAAAATGCTGTGATTGGTGTGGGGGCACCTTCATACACATCGGGTGTCCACATATGAAAAGGTACTGCAGATATTTTGAAGGCAAAACCAACTAAAATAAAAATTAATCCAATCACAAATCCTAAATTATTTTGGGAAATTTGATTATGGTTTTCTAATATCTGATGCAATGGTGTGAAATCTATGCTTCCTGTATACCCATAAATCATACTGATCCCATAAAGAAGCATGCCTGAGGACAAAGCACCCAAAACAAAATATTTCAACCCAGATTCTGTTGGCCGTAATTTATCTCTTTGAAAGGCTGCTAAAATATATAAAGGTAAACTTTGTAATTCTAATCCCAAATATAGAAGCAATAAATTTTGGGCATAAAGCATAATCATCATACCCAAAACCGAAAGCACCATCAAAATTGGCAATTCAAATTTGTTTATTTTTTCTTTTTCTGCATAATTAATAGTAATAATAATAGAAAAAATTGTTGCTATAATTGATAAGCATACGAAAAAATTAGAAAGAAGATCAAAATGTAACATACCAGAGAAAGCTTGTCCTGCCTCCCTTTTTCCTACCAAAAAAACTGTTACGCCAAGAATAGCTACTAAACCATAACAAATAGATTTAAAAATATTTTTCGATGAAAAAGTGCCAACCATTAACGCCACAATAATAGCTGTTAATAAAAATAATTCTGGATTGATCATTAAAAAATCTATTTTACTTATCATTATGTAGTTAATTCTTTCTTTAAAGTTAGTCTATTATTCCTAATTTTCTTGATCAAGCGCATGGTGGTAATTTTCAATCAATTGATTAAGCGCGGGATTAATAAGTTTTGTAAAGGATGAAGGATAAATTCCCATCCACATCACAATAATAATCAAAGGCACAAAAATAATTTTTTCACGCCAATTAAGATCAGAAAGATCAAATAATTTTTTATTATGAACGTCACCAAAAAATATACGCGCATAAAGGAAAAGCATATAAGCAGCCCCTAAAATAATACCCACTGTTATGAAAGCTGCAACCCATGTATTTCTTTGAAAAGATCCAAGCATAACCAAAAATTCACCCACAAACCCACTTGTCCCTGGTAAGCCAACAGATGCCATGGTCATGATCATAAAAACAACAGCATATTTAGGCATTATTTTACTAAGTCCCCCATAAGCTGAAATTTCCCTTGTATGCAAACGATCATAAATAACACCCACACACAAAAACAAAGCCGCCGATACAAT is a window encoding:
- the nuoN gene encoding NADH-quinone oxidoreductase subunit NuoN, with translation MISKIDFLMINPELFLLTAIIVALMVGTFSSKNIFKSICYGLVAILGVTVFLVGKREAGQAFSGMLHFDLLSNFFVCLSIIATIFSIIITINYAEKEKINKFELPILMVLSVLGMMIMLYAQNLLLLYLGLELQSLPLYILAAFQRDKLRPTESGLKYFVLGALSSGMLLYGISMIYGYTGSIDFTPLHQILENHNQISQNNLGFVIGLIFILVGFAFKISAVPFHMWTPDVYEGAPTPITAFFASAPKIASLGVFIQLMMGPFQPLLMQWQQIVIFMSVASMILAALAALGQKNIKRLMAYSSIGHIGYILIGLITANTNGLQSILIYLVIYWVTNLGAFACITMMRTDGKAVEGINDLAGLSKYQPLMAFAFAVFMFSMAGIPPLAGFLAKFYVFKAAIESGYYILSIIGVLSSVVAAFYYLRVIKVMYFDQSTTKLDPVRSWETSIVITLSTCAVIGIFIIPSFLITQANLIVLDFLK